DNA from Ensifer canadensis:
GCGGTCGCATTCGATGTCGGAAGTTACTCCACAAATTCGACAGAGACGCCTGGTTCGACCATCGCGGCCAATTCCTCTACATCCCAGTTTGCAAGGCGCACGCAACCATGCGAACCGACCTTATCGATAAGGGCAGGCTCCGGTGTCCCGTGGATGCCGTATGTCGGCTTCGAAAGATCGATCCATACGGTGCCAACTGGCCCATTTGGCCCACTGGGTATTGTCAGAATTTTTCTGTTGTCGCCCTGCTTGAAGTTGATCTTGGGGTTGTAGACATAGGTAGGCATTCGCGCCACGCCCTTGACTTTGTGCTTACCCGACGGTGCAGGTGTCTCGGAACTGCCGATGGTTGCTGGATAGACTGCCAATAGGGTGCCGTCTTCGCCATAGGCATAGAGATGTGCCGTCCGTCTGTTGGCCTCGATCCGTTTGACCTTCCCGGCCTTGGGCGGGCCTGGCATCGTTACCGATATCGTTTCTCCGGCGGCAAAGGACGCTTGCGGGTTGAGCGTCGTGATCAAGTCGATGTCCATATGAAAGCGCTCGGACAACTTCTCCGCCACGCTCGTATAACCGA
Protein-coding regions in this window:
- a CDS encoding L,D-transpeptidase family protein; its protein translation is MNRNEFVTALTISTLICGPAMSFELLPETINTASLYSIPTAETSSTRPDNPDPAIVQLQVLLDRAGASPGVIDGYFGENVSKAIAGFEAMNGLPSDGKLDPEVITRLNNNAPVVQSYKITAADTTGLVQSIPADYGEKARMDHLGYTSVAEKLSERFHMDIDLITTLNPQASFAAGETISVTMPGPPKAGKVKRIEANRRTAHLYAYGEDGTLLAVYPATIGSSETPAPSGKHKVKGVARMPTYVYNPKINFKQGDNRKILTIPSGPNGPVGTVWIDLSKPTYGIHGTPEPALIDKVGSHGCVRLANWDVEELAAMVEPGVSVEFVE